One window of Catonella massiliensis genomic DNA carries:
- the lgt gene encoding prolipoprotein diacylglyceryl transferase yields the protein MFALDTISFPNLGIVIENLPKSISVFGRFDIAFYGIIIGLGIAMGYIVASFQAARTGQDKEVYLDFAMYAVVVSIIGARIYYVVFSWDDYKDDFIQVFNLRAGGLAIYGGVIGGIITAIVYTKIKKMKFTLLADTACVGLLTGQIIGRWGNFFNREAFGDYTNNLFAMRLSTYDVNQNAITKKMLEMAEEGNYVGFIQVHPTFLYESVWNLLLLICILLYTKHKKFDGELFLMYMGGYGLGRAFIEGLRTDQLTLGDTGIAVSQVLAFALFVTSLGLIIYKRVTLKKK from the coding sequence ATGTTTGCTTTAGATACAATTTCATTTCCAAATCTAGGTATAGTAATAGAGAATCTTCCCAAGAGCATATCCGTATTCGGAAGATTTGACATAGCTTTTTATGGAATAATAATCGGTCTTGGTATAGCCATGGGTTATATTGTGGCAAGTTTTCAGGCTGCAAGAACAGGACAGGACAAGGAAGTATATCTTGACTTTGCAATGTATGCTGTCGTAGTTTCCATAATAGGTGCAAGGATATACTATGTAGTATTTTCCTGGGACGATTATAAGGATGACTTCATACAGGTGTTTAACCTGAGAGCGGGCGGACTTGCCATCTATGGTGGTGTCATAGGAGGGATAATTACTGCCATAGTCTATACGAAGATAAAAAAGATGAAGTTTACCCTGCTTGCTGATACTGCCTGCGTGGGTCTGCTTACAGGTCAGATTATAGGGCGGTGGGGCAACTTCTTTAATAGGGAGGCCTTTGGAGACTATACGAACAACCTCTTTGCAATGAGGCTCTCGACTTATGATGTGAACCAGAATGCTATTACCAAAAAGATGTTAGAGATGGCAGAAGAAGGCAACTATGTTGGCTTCATTCAGGTTCATCCGACATTTTTATATGAGTCCGTATGGAATCTGCTTCTTCTTATATGTATACTGCTTTATACCAAGCATAAGAAGTTTGACGGTGAGCTTTTTCTTATGTATATGGGAGGATATGGCCTGGGCAGAGCCTTTATAGAAGGCCTAAGGACAGACCAGCTGACTCTTGGAGACACAGGTATAGCTGTATCTCAGGTACTTGCCTTTGCTTTGTTTGTTACAAGTTTGGGTTTAATTATCTATAAGAGAGTAACATTAAAGAAAAAATAA
- the rsmH gene encoding 16S rRNA (cytosine(1402)-N(4))-methyltransferase RsmH has translation MEDEFEFKHIPIMLDEVIHGLDIKPNGIYVDGTLGGGGHSYEIAKRLTAGGRLIGIDQDEAAIKAAGERLAEFKDRVTIVRSNYAQMINILNGLGIREVDGILLDLGVSSYQLDNAERGFSYMEDAPLDMRMDRGQEKTARDIVNYYSKEELTRIIKEYGEDKFASKIASKIAAFREGKPIETTGELADIIKSAIPMKYRATGGHPAKRTFQAIRIELNRELGVLEDSIEGMIDILSDNGRIAIITFHSLEDRIVKSAFKRAESPCTCPPNFPVCVCGKKSKGFVASRKPIVPSEEEMKWNSRAKSSKLRIFARKRESNE, from the coding sequence ATGGAAGATGAATTTGAATTTAAGCATATTCCTATAATGTTAGATGAGGTTATTCATGGCCTTGACATAAAGCCTAATGGTATATACGTGGATGGAACTCTTGGAGGAGGCGGTCATTCCTACGAGATAGCAAAGCGTCTGACAGCTGGTGGAAGGCTTATAGGCATAGACCAAGATGAAGCGGCCATAAAGGCAGCGGGAGAAAGGCTTGCAGAGTTTAAGGACAGGGTAACCATTGTAAGAAGCAATTATGCACAAATGATAAACATTCTGAATGGACTTGGGATAAGAGAGGTTGACGGTATTTTGCTTGACCTTGGAGTATCCTCATACCAGCTGGACAACGCGGAGAGAGGCTTTTCATATATGGAAGATGCTCCCCTTGATATGAGGATGGACAGGGGACAGGAAAAGACAGCCAGGGATATAGTAAACTACTATAGCAAGGAAGAACTTACCCGTATTATAAAAGAATATGGCGAAGACAAGTTTGCATCTAAGATAGCCTCTAAAATAGCAGCTTTTAGGGAAGGAAAACCGATAGAAACAACAGGAGAGCTGGCTGATATTATTAAATCAGCTATACCAATGAAATATAGGGCTACCGGAGGACATCCTGCAAAGCGAACTTTTCAGGCTATCAGAATAGAGCTAAACAGGGAGCTTGGAGTATTAGAAGATTCAATTGAAGGCATGATTGATATACTATCGGATAATGGAAGGATTGCTATAATTACCTTCCATTCACTTGAGGACAGAATAGTAAAATCAGCTTTTAAGAGGGCAGAATCACCTTGTACCTGCCCGCCTAATTTTCCGGTTTGCGTTTGTGGTAAAAAGTCAAAAGGATTTGTTGCTTCAAGAAAGCCGATAGTGCCTTCTGAAGAAGAGATGAAATGGAATTCAAGAGCGAAGAGTTCGAAGCTTAGAATCTTTGCTAGAAAGAGGGAGTCTAATGAGTGA
- a CDS encoding cell division protein FtsQ/DivIB: protein MRNKIKVALIIIFFLILAAGGLVMASGLKEVKVKGNIYYTDDKLKDELKKYYVKGNTILTYLRLKYDKSITIPFVDEIDVDLTGLHSIVIDTTEKEVVGCLPFMGEFICFDKDGIMVGSIPKEKDNIPVVTGIIYDTAVFNKPIAAKNAEVFELTLNITQLIKKYGLEINRIEFGDNLSIKLYEKDVKILLGRRKHFDEQISNLVEILPKTKGMKGTLHMEDFSETNKRVIFEADK, encoded by the coding sequence ATGCGCAATAAGATAAAGGTGGCTCTTATCATCATTTTCTTTCTTATACTGGCGGCAGGCGGTCTTGTAATGGCTTCCGGACTTAAGGAAGTAAAGGTAAAAGGCAATATATACTATACAGATGACAAGCTTAAGGATGAATTAAAGAAATACTATGTAAAAGGAAACACCATACTCACGTACTTGAGGCTTAAATATGATAAAAGCATAACGATTCCATTTGTGGATGAGATTGATGTAGACCTTACGGGACTTCATAGCATAGTGATTGATACAACAGAAAAAGAGGTGGTAGGCTGTCTGCCTTTTATGGGAGAATTTATCTGCTTTGACAAGGATGGTATTATGGTAGGGAGCATTCCTAAAGAAAAGGACAATATACCGGTAGTTACAGGGATAATCTACGATACTGCCGTATTTAACAAGCCCATTGCAGCTAAAAATGCGGAAGTATTTGAATTGACATTGAATATCACGCAATTAATCAAGAAATACGGACTTGAGATAAATAGGATTGAGTTCGGAGACAATCTGTCAATAAAGTTATATGAAAAAGATGTGAAAATTTTGCTTGGCAGAAGAAAACATTTTGACGAACAGATATCAAATCTGGTTGAAATATTACCTAAAACTAAGGGAATGAAGGGAACTCTACACATGGAAGACTTCTCTGAGACCAATAAAAGGGTGATTTTTGAAGCAGATAAATAA
- the mraY gene encoding phospho-N-acetylmuramoyl-pentapeptide-transferase, translating into MFSIEIFLPAFISFALTVLLCPIFIPILHRMKFGQFIREEGPESHLKKAGTPTMGGIVMLAAFTVSSLAYMLNEPQIFPVILLTVGFGFIGFLDDFIKLAKKRSLGLRAWQKLGLQIVLTGYFAYVIMSDYPELTQIIIPFTGGQVAWNLGVLFVPFVFVAVLGTVNGANFTDGLDGLATSVTVVIAMFFVVLSLKIGSPVYITAMIMVGTLLGFLIFNTYPAKVFMGDTGSLALGGFVAAEAFMLKAPLFIIIVAFIYLAEILSVMLQVSYFKITHGKRIFKMSPIHHHFELSGFEETRVVAMFTVVTILCCFIGFIAL; encoded by the coding sequence ATGTTTTCAATTGAGATATTTTTACCTGCATTTATTTCATTTGCGCTTACGGTGCTTCTATGCCCTATATTCATCCCTATACTTCATAGGATGAAGTTTGGGCAGTTCATAAGGGAGGAAGGCCCCGAAAGCCATTTGAAGAAGGCAGGGACTCCTACAATGGGCGGAATAGTTATGCTGGCTGCATTTACAGTTTCATCGCTTGCATATATGTTAAACGAACCTCAGATTTTCCCTGTTATTTTACTTACAGTTGGATTTGGGTTTATAGGATTTTTGGATGACTTTATTAAGCTTGCTAAAAAACGCTCCTTAGGGCTTAGGGCTTGGCAAAAGCTTGGACTTCAGATAGTGCTCACAGGATATTTTGCCTATGTGATTATGAGTGATTATCCTGAGCTTACACAGATTATTATTCCTTTTACAGGAGGACAGGTGGCTTGGAACCTTGGGGTACTATTTGTTCCTTTTGTATTTGTCGCGGTACTTGGTACTGTAAACGGTGCCAACTTTACTGACGGACTGGATGGACTTGCAACCTCCGTTACTGTCGTTATAGCTATGTTTTTTGTGGTACTTTCATTAAAGATTGGATCGCCTGTGTACATTACAGCTATGATAATGGTTGGAACCCTGCTTGGTTTCTTAATCTTTAACACATATCCCGCTAAGGTATTTATGGGGGATACAGGTTCTTTGGCTCTTGGAGGTTTTGTGGCTGCAGAGGCATTTATGCTAAAAGCTCCTTTGTTCATTATAATAGTGGCCTTTATATATCTTGCTGAGATACTTTCAGTTATGCTTCAGGTTAGCTATTTTAAGATTACTCACGGTAAGAGAATATTTAAGATGTCACCTATACATCATCATTTTGAGCTTTCAGGCTTTGAAGAGACAAGGGTGGTTGCGATGTTTACCGTAGTAACTATACTCTGTTGTTTTATAGGTTTTATTGCATTATAG
- a CDS encoding peptidoglycan D,D-transpeptidase FtsI family protein, whose translation MATRVKNGRRRTTGRKNVRKKSGMTVKGKIVLTSAFFALGLIGASLAVIYVAQGKGEDYKKKYLAQQTYSSNPIIAKRGDISDRRGVAFAKSVLVYNFVLEPKIILSKEDDYRAPTIKFASEYFGISQDELNKIIDDNPESMYQVIKKEVSYDEKEKFIAAVNEYNKRNTKNEKADTANDIVVGYNFESYYKRTYPLKTVASDVIGFTYSGDMAEWGLEGYYNSKLNGKNGVRYGYFNSNMELEETEVEAKNGLNVVTTIDSDAQKMTEDIIADYQKTEGAENVGIILMNPNNGEIYVMASNKGYDLNNPRDLTGYFSQKEIDSMSDDKKLEELSNIWKNYCTSDIYEPGSTFKPFTVAACLEENVVKKKQEFYCKGYEIVMDRKIRCAKRDGHGMINLSQSIEQSCNVTMMQIVRKLGRKDFARYQDIFGIGSRTGIDFPGETTGLVYNEAQLNPVELATSSFGQSVSVTMIQMAAGFSSLINGGTYYKPHLVKELVDDNGVVVEKKEPVVMKKTVTKDTSEFIQKALYETVEQGSGWRAKSEGYKMAGKTGTAQKLDNINGKLVRSDTNYVISFIGCAPYDNPQVVVYVVVDQPKVKDQTANGIASALAKKVAENVFKVLGIYPEKTKE comes from the coding sequence ATGGCAACAAGAGTTAAAAATGGAAGAAGAAGAACTACAGGCAGAAAGAATGTCCGTAAAAAAAGCGGGATGACAGTTAAGGGTAAGATAGTGTTAACGTCCGCTTTTTTTGCGTTGGGACTAATAGGCGCTTCTCTTGCGGTTATTTATGTTGCCCAGGGAAAGGGAGAGGACTACAAGAAAAAATATCTGGCTCAGCAGACTTACAGCAGCAACCCGATTATAGCTAAAAGAGGAGATATATCAGATAGACGTGGAGTCGCCTTTGCCAAGTCTGTCTTGGTGTATAATTTTGTTTTAGAGCCTAAAATCATACTTTCAAAAGAAGATGACTACAGGGCGCCTACGATTAAGTTTGCAAGTGAATATTTCGGCATATCTCAGGATGAACTAAATAAGATAATTGATGATAATCCTGAGTCTATGTATCAGGTTATAAAAAAAGAAGTAAGCTATGATGAAAAGGAAAAATTTATAGCAGCGGTAAATGAGTATAACAAGAGAAATACAAAAAACGAAAAAGCGGATACGGCAAACGACATTGTTGTAGGCTACAACTTTGAGAGCTACTACAAAAGGACTTATCCTCTAAAGACGGTAGCCAGTGACGTGATAGGATTTACATATTCAGGAGATATGGCAGAATGGGGACTTGAGGGATATTATAATTCTAAGCTAAATGGCAAAAACGGTGTGAGATACGGTTACTTCAACTCTAATATGGAACTGGAAGAAACTGAAGTTGAAGCTAAGAATGGCTTAAATGTAGTCACTACGATAGACTCCGATGCCCAAAAGATGACCGAAGATATAATTGCTGATTATCAAAAGACTGAGGGAGCTGAAAACGTAGGTATAATCTTGATGAATCCAAATAACGGTGAAATCTACGTAATGGCATCCAATAAAGGCTATGACTTAAATAATCCCAGAGACCTTACAGGATATTTTAGTCAAAAAGAAATTGACTCTATGAGCGATGATAAAAAGCTTGAAGAGCTAAGCAATATATGGAAAAATTACTGTACCAGTGACATATATGAGCCGGGCTCTACATTTAAGCCCTTTACGGTGGCGGCCTGTCTTGAAGAAAATGTAGTAAAAAAGAAGCAGGAATTCTACTGTAAGGGATACGAGATAGTAATGGACAGAAAAATCCGCTGTGCAAAAAGAGACGGACATGGTATGATTAACTTATCGCAGAGTATTGAGCAGTCCTGCAATGTTACGATGATGCAGATAGTAAGGAAGCTTGGCAGGAAGGATTTTGCCAGGTATCAGGATATATTTGGTATAGGAAGCAGAACAGGTATAGATTTCCCGGGAGAGACCACGGGACTGGTATACAATGAAGCACAGCTTAATCCTGTAGAGCTTGCTACGAGCAGTTTCGGACAGAGTGTTTCTGTTACCATGATTCAGATGGCTGCAGGCTTCTCGTCACTTATAAATGGCGGGACTTATTACAAACCACATCTTGTTAAGGAACTGGTGGATGACAACGGAGTGGTGGTAGAGAAAAAAGAGCCTGTAGTTATGAAAAAGACTGTAACAAAGGATACATCAGAGTTCATACAGAAGGCACTTTATGAGACGGTAGAGCAGGGTTCAGGCTGGAGGGCAAAGTCTGAAGGATACAAGATGGCGGGTAAAACAGGTACTGCCCAAAAGCTTGACAATATCAATGGAAAGCTTGTAAGATCAGATACTAACTACGTGATTTCTTTTATTGGCTGTGCTCCTTATGATAATCCTCAGGTTGTGGTCTATGTCGTTGTAGACCAGCCTAAGGTTAAGGATCAGACTGCTAACGGTATTGCATCTGCACTTGCTAAGAAGGTTGCTGAAAATGTATTTAAGGTACTTGGAATATATCCTGAAAAAACTAAGGAGTAG
- the mraZ gene encoding division/cell wall cluster transcriptional repressor MraZ: MFTGSYEHTVDNKGRIIVPSKFREELGEKFIITFGLDGCLYMYPMNKWESFVEQLAALPGGHKSRELQRYFLSAAAESEIDKQGRTLLPANLRERTGISKNVMIVGMMGKIELWDKALWDKNTSELGDINDIAEQLAEFNLNFM; the protein is encoded by the coding sequence ATGTTTACGGGTTCGTACGAGCATACAGTAGATAATAAGGGCAGAATTATAGTTCCTTCCAAGTTCAGAGAAGAACTGGGCGAAAAATTCATCATCACTTTTGGTCTTGACGGATGCTTATATATGTATCCCATGAATAAATGGGAAAGCTTTGTTGAGCAGCTTGCAGCGCTTCCAGGGGGACATAAGAGCAGGGAATTGCAGAGGTACTTCCTCTCTGCGGCAGCTGAAAGTGAGATAGACAAACAGGGTAGGACTCTTTTACCGGCCAATCTTAGGGAGAGAACAGGCATCAGTAAAAATGTTATGATAGTCGGGATGATGGGTAAAATTGAATTATGGGATAAAGCACTTTGGGACAAGAACACTTCAGAACTGGGCGACATCAATGATATAGCTGAGCAGCTAGCAGAATTTAACCTAAACTTTATGTAG
- a CDS encoding FtsW/RodA/SpoVE family cell cycle protein, which produces MGKAAKGKKTAAADTKKKRIGIRYYDFNLTFLILFACSIGLIIIYSASAYIAKSKNLESTYFLKRQLITIGIGFFLMLLFSFADYRWLKFRVRLPMPRFLRGLLGRNSFVISLPWIMLFAMTALQGYTSFFASINNGARRWIDVGGLSFQPSEFAKFVVIVFGAYICQRKPGKINTPGGFLVAILYVSPLLGFIAKENLSAAIIVAGIYGCIIFVNAKKTLPYLVLAGIMAASIKAVVKLLGGYRSARLEIHANVETSEKGQQILQGLYAIASGGLFGKGLGGSEQKYGRVPEAYNDMIFTIVCEEFGIFGGIAVIVLFGLILYRMFIVIMNAKDRFGALVGAGIMSQIAIQVVLNILVVTNVIPPTGVILPFISFGGTAVIIMLFEIGVFLNISLQIEYKNSLLTGKTSTYNSVNNVGQRQRSINHGTR; this is translated from the coding sequence ATGGGAAAAGCGGCGAAAGGTAAGAAGACTGCGGCAGCAGATACTAAGAAAAAAAGAATTGGTATAAGATATTATGATTTTAACCTTACCTTCCTAATTCTTTTTGCCTGTTCTATAGGCCTTATTATCATCTATAGCGCAAGTGCATACATTGCCAAAAGCAAGAATCTTGAATCAACTTATTTCTTAAAAAGGCAGTTAATTACTATAGGAATTGGATTTTTTCTTATGCTCCTTTTCTCATTTGCTGACTATAGATGGCTCAAGTTTAGAGTAAGGCTTCCTATGCCAAGATTTTTAAGAGGACTGCTTGGGAGGAATTCCTTTGTTATCTCTCTTCCTTGGATAATGCTCTTTGCCATGACAGCACTACAGGGCTACACAAGCTTCTTTGCATCTATAAATAATGGCGCAAGGAGGTGGATAGATGTAGGCGGCTTATCCTTTCAGCCCTCGGAATTTGCAAAGTTTGTAGTCATTGTATTTGGAGCATATATCTGCCAGAGAAAGCCGGGAAAGATAAATACCCCGGGCGGATTTTTAGTTGCAATCCTCTATGTATCTCCTCTGTTGGGCTTTATTGCAAAAGAAAACCTCAGTGCTGCTATAATAGTTGCTGGTATATACGGCTGTATTATATTTGTAAATGCTAAAAAGACATTGCCTTATCTGGTGCTTGCAGGCATAATGGCGGCTTCTATAAAGGCTGTGGTAAAGCTCCTTGGAGGATATAGAAGTGCCCGTTTAGAAATACATGCCAATGTTGAGACAAGTGAAAAAGGACAGCAGATACTTCAGGGACTATATGCGATAGCCTCAGGAGGGCTTTTTGGCAAAGGGCTTGGCGGAAGTGAGCAGAAGTATGGCAGGGTTCCTGAAGCATATAATGATATGATATTTACCATAGTATGTGAGGAATTTGGCATATTTGGCGGGATAGCGGTAATAGTGCTGTTTGGGCTCATACTTTATAGGATGTTTATAGTTATTATGAATGCAAAAGACAGATTTGGTGCCTTAGTTGGAGCGGGGATAATGTCTCAAATTGCCATTCAGGTGGTACTTAATATATTGGTTGTAACCAATGTTATTCCTCCCACAGGTGTTATCCTGCCTTTTATCAGCTTTGGTGGAACAGCGGTTATCATTATGCTCTTTGAGATAGGAGTGTTCTTAAACATATCACTCCAGATAGAATATAAAAACAGCCTGCTTACCGGCAAGACTTCAACCTATAATAGCGTAAATAATGTGGGACAAAGGCAAAGAAGCATAAACCATGGAACAAGATAA
- the ychF gene encoding redox-regulated ATPase YchF: MKLGIVGLPNVGKSTLFNSLTKAGAESANYPFCTIDPNVGVVAVPDERLTVLGKMHNSGRIVPAAIEFVDIAGLVKGASKGEGLGNQFLANIREVDAIVHVVRCFEDANIVHVEGSISPTRDIETINLELIFADIEVLERRKSRVAKSVSADKMYKKELDMIVRLMAFLEAGNLAKAFEREDDDEEKFFEEYNLLTAKPVIYAANVKDDDLADDGANNKYVKEVRDIAEKEGSEVFVVCAQIEQEISELDDDDKKSFLEDLGLSESGLEKLIKASYKLLGLISYITAGEMETKAWTIKAGTKAPQAAGKIHTDFERGFIRAEVVSYDNLIACGSMAAAKEKGLVRSEGKEYVMNDGDIVLFRFNV, encoded by the coding sequence ATGAAACTGGGAATTGTGGGACTTCCAAATGTAGGAAAGAGTACCTTATTTAACTCGTTAACCAAGGCAGGGGCTGAGTCAGCTAACTATCCTTTCTGTACTATAGATCCCAATGTTGGTGTGGTTGCCGTGCCTGATGAAAGACTTACTGTACTTGGCAAGATGCATAACTCAGGTAGGATTGTACCAGCCGCTATAGAGTTTGTAGACATAGCAGGACTTGTAAAAGGAGCATCAAAGGGTGAAGGACTTGGCAATCAGTTCCTTGCCAATATAAGAGAGGTAGATGCCATAGTTCACGTGGTTAGATGCTTTGAAGATGCCAATATTGTTCACGTAGAAGGCTCTATTTCGCCAACAAGAGACATAGAGACCATAAATCTTGAGCTTATATTTGCAGATATCGAAGTGCTTGAACGAAGGAAAAGCAGGGTAGCAAAGTCGGTTAGTGCCGATAAGATGTACAAAAAAGAGCTTGATATGATAGTAAGGCTTATGGCCTTCCTTGAAGCGGGCAACCTGGCAAAGGCCTTTGAAAGAGAAGATGATGATGAAGAGAAGTTCTTTGAGGAGTACAACCTTCTTACTGCTAAGCCTGTTATCTACGCTGCAAATGTAAAAGATGATGACCTTGCAGATGACGGAGCCAATAATAAGTACGTTAAAGAAGTAAGGGATATAGCAGAGAAGGAAGGCTCGGAAGTGTTCGTGGTATGTGCACAGATAGAGCAGGAAATCTCTGAACTGGATGATGATGACAAGAAAAGCTTCTTAGAGGACTTGGGACTCTCAGAATCGGGACTTGAGAAACTAATAAAAGCCAGCTACAAGCTCTTAGGACTTATAAGCTATATAACTGCCGGCGAGATGGAGACAAAGGCTTGGACTATAAAAGCAGGTACCAAGGCTCCGCAGGCAGCAGGCAAGATTCATACCGACTTTGAGAGAGGCTTTATCAGAGCCGAGGTAGTAAGCTACGACAATCTTATAGCCTGTGGAAGCATGGCCGCAGCCAAAGAAAAGGGACTTGTTAGAAGTGAAGGCAAGGAATATGTTATGAATGATGGTGACATAGTTCTTTTCCGCTTTAATGTATAA
- the ftsZ gene encoding cell division protein FtsZ codes for MLEIKDERESGACRIIVVGVGGAGNNAVDRMISEGVAGVEFISVNTDKQQLISCTAPTCIQIGEKLTKGLGAGAKPEVGEKAAEESREDLAAALEGADMVFVTCGMGGGTGTGAAPVVAEIAKDMGILTVGVVTRPFRFEGPRRSRNADSGIDKMSEVVDTLIVIQNEKLLEIMDRRTTQPEAFAKADEVLRQGVQGITDLIAEDADVSLDFADVSTVMKDKGLAHIGIGVGTGENRCLEAVKIAAESPLLDISIAGATDMIVNFYGDIIMQEIADAVDHLQEMIGDESDVNIIYGSKYDDTNKDQVTVTVIATGLSDERTGAVDVAKRPLQSRGVAGRTSIPSSTRQSSRPQPAAEKITAAEKVTNDSGNSDIKIPEFLIKGRK; via the coding sequence TTGTTAGAGATAAAGGATGAGAGAGAATCAGGAGCTTGCAGGATAATTGTTGTTGGAGTTGGCGGTGCAGGAAATAACGCCGTTGACAGAATGATTAGTGAGGGAGTTGCGGGAGTTGAGTTTATCAGTGTTAATACTGATAAACAGCAGCTTATTTCCTGTACAGCACCTACCTGCATACAGATTGGTGAGAAGCTCACAAAAGGACTTGGAGCAGGAGCTAAGCCTGAGGTAGGCGAGAAGGCTGCTGAGGAGAGCAGGGAGGATCTTGCGGCTGCTCTTGAGGGAGCTGATATGGTATTTGTTACCTGCGGTATGGGTGGTGGTACCGGTACCGGAGCTGCACCTGTGGTTGCTGAGATTGCTAAGGATATGGGAATACTCACAGTCGGTGTAGTAACAAGGCCGTTTAGATTTGAAGGACCAAGAAGATCAAGAAATGCAGACAGCGGTATAGATAAGATGAGTGAAGTAGTAGATACTCTGATAGTGATTCAGAATGAGAAGCTTCTTGAAATCATGGATAGACGCACAACTCAGCCTGAGGCTTTTGCTAAGGCTGATGAGGTACTTAGACAGGGTGTGCAGGGCATCACAGACCTCATTGCTGAGGATGCAGACGTAAGTCTTGACTTTGCCGATGTAAGTACTGTCATGAAGGATAAGGGACTGGCACACATAGGAATAGGTGTTGGAACCGGAGAGAACAGATGCCTTGAAGCTGTCAAAATAGCTGCTGAGAGCCCTCTGCTTGATATCAGCATAGCCGGAGCTACCGACATGATAGTTAATTTCTATGGTGATATCATTATGCAGGAAATCGCTGATGCAGTTGATCATCTTCAGGAAATGATAGGTGATGAGAGCGATGTTAATATTATCTACGGCTCAAAATATGATGATACTAACAAAGATCAGGTTACGGTTACAGTTATTGCTACAGGCTTAAGTGACGAGAGAACAGGAGCTGTAGATGTGGCTAAGAGACCTCTGCAGTCAAGAGGGGTAGCCGGAAGAACCAGTATTCCTTCTTCAACCAGACAGAGTTCAAGACCACAGCCTGCAGCTGAGAAGATAACAGCAGCAGAAAAGGTGACTAATGATTCCGGCAATTCAGATATTAAGATACCTGAATTTCTTATCAAGGGAAGAAAATAA
- a CDS encoding putative ABC transporter permease: protein MWEREIFDTDLYHLVGAFIIYSMLGWLVESIYMSFCNRKITNRGFGRGPFCPIYGVGAMVGYIILSPLKGNYLGIYIVGAISATLFEYIVGVLMIRYLGALWWDYNDKPFNYKGIICLESTIAWGFYALGIVYFLQSAVYGLVDRVHREMGVFIIGAILLIIFVDYVMQFMKVFNIDLEEQKEKIEERVKAFASRWS, encoded by the coding sequence ATGTGGGAGAGAGAAATATTTGATACTGACCTTTACCATCTGGTTGGTGCATTTATTATCTACAGCATGTTAGGCTGGCTGGTTGAGTCAATATATATGTCTTTTTGTAATAGGAAGATAACCAATAGAGGCTTTGGAAGAGGTCCATTCTGCCCTATTTACGGGGTAGGAGCAATGGTAGGCTACATCATTTTAAGCCCTCTTAAGGGGAATTACCTCGGTATCTATATAGTAGGTGCTATCTCCGCTACTCTCTTTGAGTATATAGTCGGAGTGCTTATGATAAGATACCTTGGTGCACTTTGGTGGGATTATAATGATAAACCATTTAATTATAAAGGGATTATCTGCCTTGAAAGTACGATTGCCTGGGGATTTTACGCCCTTGGTATAGTGTATTTTTTACAAAGTGCAGTATATGGACTTGTTGACCGTGTTCACAGAGAGATGGGAGTTTTTATTATAGGAGCCATACTACTCATCATCTTTGTAGACTATGTGATGCAGTTTATGAAAGTATTCAACATAGACCTTGAAGAACAGAAAGAAAAGATAGAAGAGAGAGTAAAAGCTTTTGCATCCAGATGGAGTTAA
- the nrdR gene encoding transcriptional regulator NrdR has translation MKCPFCGNEDTRVIDSRPSDDNSTIRRRRQCDKCNKRFTTYEKVETIPLVVIKKDMTRETYDRSKIESGVFRSCHKRPVPVEDITACVEDIENAIFNKGVKEISSSEIGEIVMERLKALDQVAYVRFASVYREFKDVNTFKDELEKLL, from the coding sequence ATGAAGTGTCCATTTTGTGGTAATGAAGATACAAGGGTGATAGATTCAAGACCTTCAGATGATAATTCTACTATTAGAAGAAGAAGGCAGTGTGATAAGTGCAACAAGAGATTTACCACTTATGAAAAGGTGGAGACTATACCTCTTGTTGTAATAAAGAAGGATATGACAAGGGAGACCTATGACAGGTCAAAGATAGAGTCAGGAGTATTTAGATCCTGTCACAAGAGGCCTGTGCCTGTTGAAGATATTACTGCTTGCGTGGAAGATATAGAAAACGCCATCTTTAATAAAGGCGTTAAGGAGATTTCAAGTTCTGAAATAGGTGAAATAGTTATGGAGAGACTTAAAGCTCTTGATCAGGTTGCTTACGTGAGGTTCGCATCTGTATACAGAGAATTTAAGGATGTAAATACCTTTAAGGATGAGCTTGAAAAGTTATTATAA